The uncultured Treponema sp. genome includes a region encoding these proteins:
- a CDS encoding penicillin-binding protein, with the protein MSVFFNKFRIGFIFFICAVGLVYVYVKFVKLAFYPQKKTITAPVTIERGSITDRNGKPLAVQTNFYHFVVTPKLIKAPDEFAEKVCEPLNMGIQEITQKIQNAKNANFIYIKKKISQEQYDELIKIIDENNYYNFTRFDKIPGRLYPENSLASQLIGYMGDDGTGLSGIEYSKQNILSPEPNPDATGTIHGSNVYLTIDSGLQYKLEKIAKQSMEETQAESLMLIAADAKNGEILSYISLPSANLNEYTSASTQEMTDRASVTAYEPGSVFKIFSVASFLDSKSITADDSFLCDGIYQRRTSAGETIKITCLDHHGWLNARSALKYSCNDALAQMSEKITTEEFLSYIRRFGFGERTGVELPSETRGSVKNQNDRYWSARSKPTMSIGQEISVSALQMVQAATVLANKGVQIKLTFIKKIADIDGKTEYEHEPTYGNRVLKSSTADYLLSCMETTAKSGTGTRASLRDISIGVKTGTAQMADTVNGGYSNTDFLSNCMAIFPIENPQIVLYIVIEKAKGETYAGRIVAPVIAKAADEIIDHLGINREGAASLEHSGRITIKENLPLSIGKVVPDFTGRPKRDLLPLLARDDLNFVIKGEGWVAAQTPEPGTPITENMTIELDLE; encoded by the coding sequence ATGAGTGTTTTTTTTAATAAATTCCGGATTGGATTTATTTTTTTTATATGCGCAGTCGGGCTGGTTTATGTTTATGTGAAATTTGTAAAGCTGGCTTTTTATCCGCAGAAAAAAACAATTACAGCTCCAGTAACAATTGAGCGCGGTTCAATTACAGACAGAAACGGAAAGCCGCTTGCAGTCCAGACAAATTTTTATCATTTCGTTGTAACTCCAAAACTCATAAAAGCTCCAGATGAATTTGCCGAAAAAGTTTGCGAACCATTAAACATGGGAATACAGGAAATAACGCAAAAAATTCAAAATGCTAAAAATGCAAATTTCATTTACATCAAGAAAAAAATTTCCCAAGAACAATACGACGAGCTTATAAAAATAATTGATGAAAATAATTACTATAATTTCACCCGCTTTGATAAAATTCCCGGTCGTCTTTATCCTGAAAATTCTTTAGCAAGCCAGCTAATTGGCTACATGGGCGATGACGGAACAGGACTGAGCGGAATTGAATATTCCAAGCAAAACATTCTTTCCCCAGAGCCGAATCCTGACGCAACTGGAACAATCCACGGAAGCAATGTTTACTTAACAATTGACTCTGGACTTCAGTATAAGCTTGAAAAAATTGCAAAGCAATCAATGGAAGAAACTCAGGCTGAAAGTTTGATGCTGATTGCCGCTGATGCAAAAAACGGAGAAATACTTTCATACATAAGTTTGCCATCTGCAAATTTAAATGAATACACTTCCGCTTCAACGCAGGAAATGACAGACAGGGCATCTGTTACAGCTTACGAGCCGGGAAGCGTATTTAAAATTTTTTCAGTTGCATCATTTCTTGATTCAAAATCAATTACTGCCGATGACAGTTTTTTGTGCGACGGAATTTATCAAAGGCGGACTTCCGCAGGAGAAACAATCAAGATAACTTGTCTCGACCATCATGGCTGGCTTAACGCAAGAAGCGCACTGAAATATTCATGCAACGATGCGCTGGCACAGATGAGCGAAAAAATAACAACGGAAGAATTTTTGTCTTACATCAGGCGGTTTGGATTTGGAGAAAGAACTGGCGTTGAACTTCCGTCCGAAACAAGAGGTTCTGTAAAAAATCAAAATGACAGATACTGGTCTGCACGAAGCAAACCCACGATGTCAATTGGCCAGGAAATAAGTGTGAGCGCGCTGCAAATGGTTCAAGCTGCAACTGTTCTTGCAAACAAAGGCGTTCAAATAAAACTGACGTTTATAAAAAAAATAGCGGACATCGACGGAAAAACTGAATATGAACATGAACCGACTTACGGAAACCGTGTTTTAAAAAGTTCGACTGCGGACTATCTTTTAAGCTGCATGGAAACAACCGCAAAAAGCGGAACAGGAACAAGAGCTTCGTTAAGAGACATTTCAATCGGTGTAAAAACCGGAACTGCACAAATGGCAGATACCGTAAACGGCGGATATAGCAACACAGATTTTCTTTCAAACTGCATGGCGATTTTTCCAATTGAAAATCCGCAGATTGTTTTGTACATCGTTATTGAAAAAGCAAAAGGCGAAACTTACGCCGGAAGAATTGTAGCACCGGTAATTGCAAAAGCCGCCGATGAAATAATCGATCACCTTGGAATCAACCGTGAAGGAGCCGCAAGCCTTGAGCATTCAGGCAGAATCACAATAAAAGAAAATTTGCCTCTTTCAATTGGAAAAGTTGTGCCGGATTTTACAGGACGACCAAAAAGAGATTTGCTTCCGCTTTTAGCAAGAGATGACTTGAACTTTGTAATAAAAGGCGAAGGCTGGGTTGCCGCTCAAACTCCAGAGCCCGGAACACCAATTACGGAGAATATGACTATTGAACTCGATTTGGAATAA
- the lepB gene encoding signal peptidase I, whose translation MKNKSSESNFWKYIFAGIFIGSVIKIFAFDILSVQGISMEPAIHDNEKILVCKLSYGIVNPFDNSTLLRWNNAKTGDIVIYFYKNNLVVKRCVATEGESLEYSSDSGYTLHVGEKNYSLTELQYNLIKNSPCVPRGMILAIGDNFENSIDSRTYGFVAQKNILGKVIFK comes from the coding sequence ATGAAAAATAAATCGTCAGAATCAAATTTTTGGAAATATATATTCGCAGGAATTTTTATAGGCTCTGTAATAAAAATTTTTGCATTTGACATTCTTTCAGTGCAAGGAATTTCAATGGAACCTGCAATTCACGACAACGAAAAAATTTTAGTCTGCAAACTTTCATACGGAATCGTAAATCCATTCGACAATTCAACTTTACTCAGATGGAACAATGCAAAAACTGGCGACATTGTAATTTATTTTTATAAAAACAATCTCGTTGTAAAAAGGTGTGTTGCCACAGAAGGCGAATCCCTAGAATATTCATCAGATTCAGGATATACTTTGCACGTAGGAGAAAAAAATTACTCGCTTACAGAACTTCAGTATAATCTGATAAAAAACAGCCCTTGTGTTCCACGAGGAATGATTCTTGCAATAGGAGATAATTTTGAAAACTCAATTGACTCAAGAACTTACGGCTTTGTGGCTCAGAAAAATATTTTGGGCAAGGTGATTTTTAAATGA
- a CDS encoding M23 family metallopeptidase, whose translation MEIINCLESSGFRKNTTHLIRHNVLRGSRASAKTVYRTRNVFSANSVRADFNIFSFIQNLRGQIGVAGKRIKIASRFAWLVPVVLLCMASPFFVSKFISFSESFAKNINLNPVSMDEFQVLDNAMSEFAFDRTSYFDSEGNIFSEDGTKVEANSVLLKQPVVFQNYTVKPGDTISGISSKFGLSNISTLIAVNNIGNVRSIYAGQKLSVPSVDGLVHSVLKNETLDSISKKYSVGVSDLLDINDLSSEKLQEGQKIFIPGARLDSNSLRKAMGELFANPLKIKYRLTSRFGSRADPFTGVASHHTGIDMACPTGTPIYASMSGKIAYTGFSSVFGNYVIINHYDGYQTLYAHMSKIIAKKGDVVGQGAKIGLVGNTGYSTGPHLHFTVYKNSKLVDPLTVLK comes from the coding sequence ATGGAAATAATAAATTGCTTGGAATCTTCTGGTTTTAGAAAAAATACTACACACTTGATTCGACACAATGTTTTGCGCGGCTCTCGTGCTTCTGCAAAAACTGTTTATAGAACACGAAATGTTTTTAGCGCAAATTCAGTTAGAGCTGATTTTAATATTTTTTCATTTATTCAGAATCTTCGCGGGCAAATTGGAGTTGCAGGAAAGCGGATAAAAATTGCTTCACGATTTGCTTGGCTTGTTCCAGTTGTGCTTTTGTGCATGGCTTCACCTTTTTTTGTTTCCAAGTTTATTTCCTTTTCTGAAAGCTTTGCAAAAAATATAAATTTAAATCCTGTTTCAATGGATGAGTTTCAGGTTCTTGACAATGCGATGAGCGAATTTGCTTTTGACCGAACTTCATATTTTGACAGCGAGGGAAATATTTTTTCAGAAGACGGAACTAAAGTTGAAGCAAATTCTGTCCTTTTAAAGCAGCCTGTTGTTTTTCAGAATTACACAGTAAAGCCGGGCGACACGATAAGCGGAATTAGTTCAAAGTTTGGACTTTCAAATATTTCAACATTGATTGCTGTAAACAATATTGGAAACGTCCGCTCAATTTATGCAGGGCAAAAACTTTCAGTTCCTTCTGTGGACGGTCTTGTTCATTCGGTTTTAAAAAATGAAACGCTTGATTCTATTTCAAAAAAATATTCTGTTGGTGTTTCTGATTTGCTTGACATAAATGATTTGTCATCTGAAAAATTGCAGGAAGGACAGAAAATTTTTATTCCGGGCGCAAGGCTCGACAGCAATTCTTTGCGGAAGGCAATGGGCGAGCTTTTTGCAAATCCGCTGAAAATAAAATACAGGCTCACTTCAAGATTTGGTTCGCGCGCTGATCCGTTTACTGGCGTTGCTTCGCATCACACTGGAATCGACATGGCTTGTCCTACAGGAACTCCAATTTATGCTTCCATGAGCGGAAAAATTGCATATACAGGATTTTCTTCTGTCTTTGGAAATTATGTGATTATAAATCATTATGACGGTTACCAGACTTTGTATGCGCACATGAGCAAAATCATTGCGAAAAAAGGCGACGTGGTTGGTCAGGGCGCAAAGATTGGACTTGTTGGAAACACTGGATATTCTACTGGTCCGCATCTTCATTTTACAGTTTATAAAAATTCAAAGCTTGTAGATCCGCTTACAGTTTTAAAATAA
- a CDS encoding polysaccharide deacetylase family protein — protein MNRNFKFRSFTFIVFFAFIFPVFSQIEFGSLDLNKDDFLIFSAEQNIPGTLSYKSLFFTQLDEQKLKKEPVILTCFPEKMELLNENKILQIRNRYGTAKYSVEDKNLKWTSLAFGIPENYSRANLISASPDGNYFCYVKKTKNTTGKLFVVDCKTQEEKVLLEKTPFSYKNINAKWSPDSKFLLYEKDGCVYFITPSELFKKINLPESYRKIGNGTIDNVQWTQNGNIIYISNDLVFLIEENELYTRGLYAALIGSGKIIGRIPNAFNPLKDKFWTNEDGTKFAVVSSKNTLYIYSATENEELSYLKPEGVFPFSEIDGSSYDFKIFWSGTSSPVLWCDSFSFENPKRVSYAYSVKEKMELLFKAENSISPVVSPDRKKIAYTDAGKFFVYDISAQKNILSKPAEKIVSAAWNGNFSIYIGGEETVKLVNFRGDEKLLFLSSACQPCWSNGKILCKSEISKEVFVYEADKNTWRTTLPSSTENFSWLEKNGRYRVFLGSSVNSKFSNSIYVRSLSGKTKTYSVYKETEKYSEPLKKASLVFDALKNSEGLAEVLYTLDDFRVKGTFFLNGEFIRRYPHKAKQIAFSGNECASMFFSCADLLENNFIVDKDFIQRGLARNEDEFFTATGKELSLYWHAPFYHSNQLMKNAGTEAGYNYVEAFNKFNDRITFEESKENGKEYLDASSLVDSFAENLYDGIVIPVSIGTMDGTRRDYLYEKLDLLISSILENGYEIVSLKDLH, from the coding sequence ATGAACAGAAATTTCAAGTTTCGTAGTTTTACTTTTATAGTTTTCTTTGCATTCATTTTTCCAGTTTTTTCTCAGATTGAATTTGGCAGTCTGGATTTAAACAAAGACGATTTTCTTATATTTTCCGCTGAACAAAATATTCCGGGGACACTTTCTTACAAGTCGCTTTTTTTCACTCAGCTTGATGAACAGAAATTAAAAAAAGAACCTGTGATTTTGACTTGCTTCCCGGAAAAAATGGAGCTGCTCAACGAAAATAAAATTCTTCAGATTAGAAACAGATACGGAACTGCAAAATATTCTGTTGAAGATAAAAATTTAAAATGGACTTCTCTTGCTTTTGGAATTCCAGAAAACTACAGCCGTGCGAATTTAATTTCTGCAAGTCCAGATGGAAATTATTTTTGCTATGTAAAGAAAACAAAAAATACAACTGGAAAACTTTTTGTTGTTGACTGCAAAACTCAGGAAGAAAAAGTTCTCCTTGAAAAAACTCCGTTCAGCTATAAAAACATAAATGCAAAATGGTCGCCAGACAGCAAGTTTCTTCTTTATGAAAAAGACGGCTGTGTATATTTTATAACTCCAAGCGAACTTTTCAAAAAAATAAATTTGCCTGAAAGCTATAGAAAAATTGGAAACGGCACAATCGACAATGTTCAGTGGACGCAAAATGGAAATATAATTTACATTTCAAATGACCTTGTTTTTTTAATTGAAGAAAATGAACTTTACACAAGAGGTCTTTACGCGGCTCTTATTGGAAGCGGAAAAATTATCGGGCGAATTCCAAATGCGTTTAATCCGCTGAAAGATAAATTCTGGACAAATGAAGACGGAACAAAGTTTGCGGTAGTTTCAAGCAAAAATACTCTTTACATTTATTCTGCCACGGAAAATGAGGAACTTAGTTATTTAAAGCCGGAAGGTGTTTTTCCTTTTTCAGAAATAGACGGAAGCAGTTATGATTTTAAAATTTTCTGGAGCGGAACTTCTTCTCCAGTTTTGTGGTGCGATTCTTTTTCTTTTGAAAATCCAAAGAGAGTCAGCTATGCTTATTCTGTAAAAGAAAAAATGGAGCTTTTGTTTAAAGCTGAAAATTCCATTTCTCCAGTTGTTTCACCGGATAGAAAAAAAATTGCTTATACAGATGCCGGAAAGTTTTTTGTGTATGATATTTCCGCGCAAAAAAATATTTTGTCAAAGCCAGCGGAAAAAATTGTTTCAGCTGCTTGGAATGGAAATTTTTCAATTTATATTGGCGGAGAAGAAACTGTAAAACTTGTAAATTTCCGTGGAGACGAAAAACTTCTTTTCTTGTCTTCTGCTTGCCAGCCATGCTGGAGCAACGGAAAAATTTTGTGCAAGTCTGAAATTTCAAAAGAAGTATTTGTTTATGAAGCGGACAAAAATACTTGGAGAACAACTTTGCCGTCTTCCACAGAAAATTTTTCATGGCTAGAAAAAAACGGAAGGTACAGAGTCTTTCTTGGTTCTTCAGTGAATTCAAAATTTTCAAATTCAATTTATGTAAGATCTCTTTCTGGAAAAACAAAAACATATTCTGTTTACAAAGAAACTGAAAAATATTCAGAGCCTCTAAAAAAAGCTTCTCTTGTTTTTGACGCATTGAAAAATTCAGAAGGGCTTGCGGAAGTTCTTTATACGCTTGATGATTTTAGAGTAAAAGGAACATTTTTCTTGAACGGAGAATTTATCCGGCGTTATCCTCACAAAGCAAAACAGATTGCATTTTCTGGAAACGAATGCGCTTCAATGTTTTTTAGCTGCGCCGATTTGCTTGAAAATAATTTTATAGTTGACAAGGATTTTATTCAGCGTGGCCTTGCAAGAAATGAAGATGAATTTTTTACTGCGACAGGAAAAGAACTTTCGCTTTATTGGCACGCTCCGTTTTATCATTCAAATCAGCTTATGAAAAATGCCGGCACGGAAGCAGGTTATAATTATGTTGAAGCCTTTAACAAATTCAACGACAGAATTACATTTGAAGAAAGCAAAGAAAACGGCAAGGAATATTTGGATGCAAGTTCGCTTGTTGATTCATTTGCTGAAAATCTTTATGACGGAATTGTGATTCCAGTTTCAATTGGAACTATGGACGGAACTCGCCGCGATTATCTTTATGAAAAACTGGATTTGCTGATTTCTTCAATTTTAGAAAACGGATACGAAATTGTTTCTTTGAAAGATTTGCATTAA
- a CDS encoding pentapeptide repeat-containing protein → MFVTNKCQCKECQNPALSVIRDNEIIPHEPGFCFEHTEDKIGHLTSLLNYINSHEKIVGLCAYGISVNGVDLSGKKFYGCNFQHSTFSNIHSTGLKFKICTLDFSTFSDCDMLNSDIQFSSFSGSKFIHVVFTGSDLVHNNYNGITAYQCSFDDSDFYNSRFIRAILMNTSMKNCNLKKAIFYNSAREHVSFKLSNTREALIDRNKSGLIEDFSESEGEDEL, encoded by the coding sequence ATGTTTGTGACTAACAAATGCCAGTGCAAGGAATGTCAGAATCCTGCGCTTTCTGTAATCCGCGACAATGAAATTATTCCGCATGAGCCGGGTTTTTGCTTTGAGCATACGGAAGATAAAATCGGTCATCTTACATCGCTTTTGAATTATATAAATTCGCATGAAAAAATTGTCGGGCTTTGTGCTTACGGAATATCCGTGAATGGCGTTGACCTTTCAGGAAAAAAATTTTACGGCTGCAATTTTCAGCATTCAACTTTTTCAAACATACATTCAACAGGTTTGAAATTTAAAATATGCACGCTTGATTTTTCAACATTTTCAGATTGCGATATGCTGAACAGCGACATTCAGTTTTCTTCTTTTTCCGGCTCGAAATTTATTCATGTGGTTTTTACAGGAAGCGATTTGGTGCACAACAATTACAACGGAATAACAGCTTACCAATGCAGCTTTGATGATTCGGATTTTTACAACAGCCGTTTTATACGCGCAATTCTTATGAACACATCAATGAAAAATTGCAATCTCAAAAAAGCGATATTTTACAATTCCGCAAGAGAGCACGTTTCATTTAAACTTTCAAATACGCGGGAAGCTTTAATCGATAGAAACAAAAGCGGCTTGATTGAAGATTTTTCAGAATCGGA